A genomic region of Thunnus albacares chromosome 4, fThuAlb1.1, whole genome shotgun sequence contains the following coding sequences:
- the fbxo2 gene encoding F-box only protein 2 isoform X1 — MTRNLLKNPSGEEQLEFWELTENGGSQWKVEDMPGDCGHDFCIDGVAKYFVTSFELCLKRQVIDLLEEGYSNEQLDAQPTITVEDWYCGRTDCGCTYQMTVCLLDENHEVIQEFKPEPVTLDPDSDDCSWKQISHTFIEYGPGMRFISFEHGGQDTKFWDGWFGVRVTGSSVTVEV; from the exons ATGACCAGAAACCTGCTGAAGAATCCCAGTGGGGAAG AGCAGCTGGAATTCTGGGAGCTGACAGAGAATGGTGGGAGCCAGTGGAAGGTGGAGGACATGCCAGGAGATTGTGGCCACGACTTCTGCATTGACGGAGTGGCCAAATACTTTGTAACCTCCTTTGA GCTGTGTCTGAAGAGACAGGTGATCGACTTGTTAGAAGAGGGTTACTCTAATGAACAGCTGGATGCTCAGCCCACCATCACAGTGGAAGACTG GTACTGTGGGAGGACGGACTGTGGCTGCACCTACCAAATGACCgtgtgtctgctggatgagAATCACGAAGTCATACAGGAGTTCAAACCCGAGCCAGTGACCCTCGACCCTGACTCTGACGACTGCTCGTGGAAACAG ATCAGCCATACATTTATTGAATATGGCCCTGGAATGCGCTTCATCTCCTTTGAGCACGGAGGACAAGACACCAAGTTCTGGGATGGCTGGTTTGGAGTGCGGGTCACTGGGAGCTCTGTTACTGTCGAGGTCTGA
- the fbxo2 gene encoding F-box only protein 2 isoform X2, whose product MPGDCGHDFCIDGVAKYFVTSFELCLKRQVIDLLEEGYSNEQLDAQPTITVEDWYCGRTDCGCTYQMTVCLLDENHEVIQEFKPEPVTLDPDSDDCSWKQISHTFIEYGPGMRFISFEHGGQDTKFWDGWFGVRVTGSSVTVEV is encoded by the exons ATGCCAGGAGATTGTGGCCACGACTTCTGCATTGACGGAGTGGCCAAATACTTTGTAACCTCCTTTGA GCTGTGTCTGAAGAGACAGGTGATCGACTTGTTAGAAGAGGGTTACTCTAATGAACAGCTGGATGCTCAGCCCACCATCACAGTGGAAGACTG GTACTGTGGGAGGACGGACTGTGGCTGCACCTACCAAATGACCgtgtgtctgctggatgagAATCACGAAGTCATACAGGAGTTCAAACCCGAGCCAGTGACCCTCGACCCTGACTCTGACGACTGCTCGTGGAAACAG ATCAGCCATACATTTATTGAATATGGCCCTGGAATGCGCTTCATCTCCTTTGAGCACGGAGGACAAGACACCAAGTTCTGGGATGGCTGGTTTGGAGTGCGGGTCACTGGGAGCTCTGTTACTGTCGAGGTCTGA